A stretch of Caenorhabditis elegans chromosome IV DNA encodes these proteins:
- the C07G1.15 gene encoding uncharacterized protein (Confirmed by transcript evidence), with product MRVSIIRSVNEWTPTSKLLIVVAVLICALWLQRSSKFTRKSKWTDQIF from the coding sequence ATGCGAGTATCGATCATACGTTCGGTCAATGAATGGACGCCTACTTCCAAATTGTTAATTGTAGTTGCTGTTCTGATATGTGCTCTCTGGCTTCAGAGATCCAGCAAATTCACAAGAAAATCTAAATGGAcggatcaaattttttga